A genomic window from Pseudonocardia broussonetiae includes:
- a CDS encoding ABC transporter substrate-binding protein, with the protein MLAGAGLLTVGCAAPPAPAPAAVRRVRDDLGRDVDVPADPQRVVVLDPNHLPPLLGEAASRIEAVGPLGQVSVESIVGLEPDLILFAADYQDDLDPEVLQRIVPTVAYSLRPSVQDHLRFVASVLGREGAAEDLISGFDAVLAARRAELGLADRPVAGVGMENSEAVATVDVTGPDSVFGELLTGLGVRLVPATVDGAPVEGLLEDLSAENLGTLLGEAETLIVSRRFGGDELERGFAATVDSPVWTRLPAVAAGRVAYVDNQLVYGSFGLRGFEVLLDDIAAQLG; encoded by the coding sequence GTGCTCGCCGGCGCCGGACTGCTGACGGTCGGGTGCGCGGCGCCCCCGGCCCCGGCCCCGGCCGCGGTCCGGCGGGTGCGCGACGACCTCGGCCGCGACGTCGACGTGCCCGCCGACCCGCAGCGGGTGGTCGTGCTCGATCCCAACCACCTTCCCCCGCTGCTGGGCGAGGCGGCCTCGCGGATCGAGGCGGTCGGGCCGCTCGGGCAGGTGAGCGTGGAGTCGATCGTGGGGCTGGAGCCGGACCTGATCCTGTTCGCCGCGGACTACCAGGACGACCTCGACCCCGAGGTGCTGCAGCGGATCGTGCCCACCGTCGCCTACTCGCTGCGGCCGAGCGTCCAGGACCACCTGCGCTTCGTCGCGTCGGTCCTGGGCCGCGAGGGCGCCGCGGAGGACCTCATCTCCGGCTTCGACGCCGTGCTGGCCGCCCGCCGAGCCGAGCTGGGCCTCGCGGATCGGCCGGTCGCCGGCGTGGGGATGGAGAACTCCGAGGCCGTCGCCACCGTCGACGTCACCGGCCCCGACAGCGTCTTCGGCGAGCTGCTCACCGGCCTCGGCGTGCGGCTCGTGCCCGCGACCGTCGACGGGGCGCCGGTGGAGGGACTGCTGGAGGACTTGTCCGCCGAGAACCTGGGCACGCTGCTGGGCGAGGCCGAGACCCTGATCGTCAGCCGGCGCTTCGGCGGCGACGAGCTGGAGCGCGGGTTCGCCGCCACCGTCGACTCGCCGGTCTGGACCCGCCTGCCCGCCGTCGCCGCCGGCCGGGTGGCCTACGTCGACAACCAGCTGGTCTACGGCTCCTTCGGGCTGCGCGGGTTCGAGGTGCTGCTCGACGACATCGCGGCGCAGCTGGGCTGA
- a CDS encoding SDR family NAD(P)-dependent oxidoreductase, which translates to MGRLDGRTALVFGGGHNAGGPPGTTGIGFATATTFAAHGARVVVVDRDAGAAERTVDAVREAGGRACAVVADATSPEQVEDAVARTVREHGGLDVVHNNVGVARLGGIEDLTLDEWRAAVTVNLDSVFLSARAALPHLARRRGCIVTVSSTASIRWTGYPYPGYAAAKAAVNQLTRSLAVEYAGRVRVNAILAGLIDTPLVYQQLAGADDPADVRARRDALSPTGAMGTAYDVAHAALFLASDEAAYVTGALLPVDGGLHARAV; encoded by the coding sequence ATGGGCAGGCTCGACGGCCGCACCGCCCTGGTCTTCGGCGGCGGCCACAACGCCGGCGGACCCCCGGGCACCACCGGCATCGGCTTCGCCACCGCCACGACGTTCGCGGCCCACGGCGCCCGCGTGGTCGTCGTCGACCGGGACGCCGGTGCGGCCGAGCGCACCGTCGACGCGGTCCGGGAGGCCGGGGGCCGCGCCTGCGCCGTCGTCGCCGACGCGACCTCGCCCGAGCAGGTCGAGGACGCCGTCGCCCGCACCGTCCGCGAGCACGGCGGCCTCGACGTCGTCCACAACAACGTGGGCGTCGCCCGCCTCGGCGGCATCGAGGACCTGACGCTCGACGAGTGGCGCGCGGCCGTCACCGTCAACCTCGACAGCGTCTTCCTCAGCGCCCGCGCCGCGCTGCCGCACCTCGCGCGGCGCCGCGGCTGCATCGTCACCGTCTCCTCGACGGCGTCGATCCGCTGGACCGGCTACCCCTACCCGGGCTACGCGGCCGCGAAGGCCGCGGTCAACCAGCTCACGCGCAGCCTCGCCGTGGAGTACGCGGGGCGGGTGCGGGTCAACGCGATCCTCGCCGGCCTGATCGACACCCCGCTGGTCTACCAGCAGCTCGCCGGCGCCGACGACCCCGCGGACGTCCGCGCTCGGCGCGACGCCCTGAGCCCCACCGGCGCGATGGGCACGGCGTACGACGTCGCGCACGCCGCGCTCTTCCTCGCCTCCGACGAGGCCGCCTACGTGACGGGCGCGCTGCTGCCCGTCGACGGCGGGCTGCACGCCCGCGCCGTCTGA
- a CDS encoding (2,3-dihydroxybenzoyl)adenylate synthase, with protein MSVPYPPEFVRRYRDAGLWGDRTIADELHAVARAHADRLAVVAAEGRLTFDELDAASDRLAAGLAARGLAPGDPVLFQVTNRLATVVAWYGVLKAGLVPVCTLAAHRGHEIGDISRRVGAVAHLVEAGTRGFDLVAFAHEQAAGHPTLRHVLVLDELHALGAGLDRAAARAVVEEVQRGIDPDDVAVFQLSGGTTGVPKVIPRRHAEYWYNAAEYARSWGWTPDTRVAHLIPVIHNAGIVCAVHGPHSAGAALVLGTADLDASLPLLADAGATHVLLGHGHFGAPDHPGFDAVARTLTQVVLSGSKVPPALFDAIERRGLWSGQLFGMGEGLFLTTRPGAAREARATTVGIPLSPHDEIRVLEPGTEDEVADGEVGELCCRGPYTLRGYLDAPEHNARAFTSDGFYRTGDLAAVRTIDGERCVSIEGRIKDLINRGGEKISAEEVELLLLRHPRVRGAAVVAVPDPRLGERSCAFLVVDGEPLGLPEVQRHFAGLQVAKFKWPERVELLTEIPRTLVGKVDKKRLTEGLR; from the coding sequence GTGAGCGTCCCGTACCCGCCGGAGTTCGTCCGCCGCTACCGCGACGCCGGGTTGTGGGGCGACCGGACGATCGCCGACGAGCTCCACGCCGTCGCCCGCGCGCACGCCGACCGCCTCGCAGTGGTCGCGGCCGAGGGCCGCCTGACCTTCGACGAGCTCGACGCCGCCTCCGACCGCCTCGCCGCCGGGCTGGCCGCGCGGGGCCTGGCTCCGGGCGACCCGGTGCTGTTCCAGGTCACCAACCGGCTCGCGACCGTCGTCGCCTGGTACGGCGTGCTCAAGGCCGGGCTGGTGCCGGTCTGCACGCTGGCCGCGCACCGCGGGCACGAGATCGGCGACATCAGCAGGCGGGTCGGCGCCGTGGCGCACCTCGTCGAGGCCGGGACGCGGGGGTTCGACCTCGTCGCGTTCGCCCACGAGCAGGCGGCCGGGCACCCGACCCTGCGGCACGTGCTCGTGCTCGACGAGCTGCACGCGCTGGGCGCGGGGCTCGACCGGGCGGCCGCGCGCGCGGTCGTCGAGGAGGTCCAGCGCGGGATCGACCCCGACGACGTCGCGGTGTTCCAGCTCTCCGGCGGCACGACCGGGGTGCCCAAGGTGATCCCGCGCCGGCACGCCGAGTACTGGTACAACGCCGCCGAGTACGCCCGCTCCTGGGGCTGGACGCCCGACACCCGCGTCGCGCACCTCATCCCGGTGATCCACAACGCCGGGATCGTCTGCGCGGTGCACGGCCCGCACTCCGCCGGGGCCGCCCTGGTGCTCGGCACCGCCGACCTCGACGCCTCGCTGCCGCTGCTCGCCGACGCCGGCGCCACGCACGTCCTGCTCGGGCACGGCCACTTCGGCGCGCCCGACCACCCCGGCTTCGACGCCGTCGCGCGCACCCTGACCCAGGTCGTGCTGTCCGGGAGCAAGGTCCCGCCCGCGCTGTTCGACGCGATCGAGCGCCGCGGCCTCTGGTCGGGCCAGCTGTTCGGGATGGGCGAGGGCCTGTTCCTCACCACCCGGCCCGGCGCCGCCCGCGAGGCCCGCGCGACCACCGTCGGCATCCCGCTCTCGCCGCACGACGAGATCCGCGTCCTGGAGCCGGGCACCGAGGACGAGGTCGCCGACGGCGAGGTCGGCGAGCTGTGCTGCCGCGGCCCGTACACGCTGCGCGGCTACCTGGACGCGCCCGAGCACAACGCCCGGGCGTTCACCTCCGACGGCTTCTACCGCACCGGCGACCTCGCCGCGGTCCGCACGATCGACGGCGAGCGCTGCGTGTCGATCGAGGGCCGGATCAAGGACCTGATCAACCGCGGCGGCGAGAAGATCAGCGCCGAGGAGGTCGAGCTGCTCCTGCTGCGCCACCCCCGCGTGCGCGGAGCGGCCGTCGTCGCGGTGCCGGACCCGCGGCTGGGGGAGCGCAGCTGCGCGTTCCTCGTCGTCGACGGGGAGCCGCTCGGGCTCCCGGAGGTCCAGCGGCACTTCGCCGGCCTGCAGGTCGCGAAGTTCAAGTGGCCCGAGCGCGTCGAGCTGCTCACCGAGATCCCGCGCACCCTCGTCGGCAAGGTCGACAAGAAGCGCCTGACGGAAGGACTCCGATGA
- a CDS encoding PucR family transcriptional regulator yields MTGWSGAADEVQVLVDELAEELGRSVVVNDPLVRPLCTSRHFGDADPVRIRAILQRDPGDEVRAHVLGHGVARWTAPATVPGAPALGLLPRLCAPLRVRGEYLGTLMVIDADGSVTDRERALVADAAGAVAALLAARAASAAAGRAGRERAVRALLGADPDARDAAVAELGTVLPARCVVVAVEVAGHGDPTDAALAEVALGEVVLRGTAGRGTGAVDGPRAVRVRPAADPDRLTADAAALRDAVCRALGPAARVAVGVGGAVDAGAAWQSARQAEVAVRAARRDPAGVAVWEGLRELATLLCLPDDLPPDAPAARALRALAAHDSGDRLRETLAAYLDHAGSAPRTAKALMLHRTSLYHRLRRIEEITGMDLSDGRDRLVLHLGLRLEALRPER; encoded by the coding sequence ATGACGGGCTGGTCCGGGGCGGCCGACGAGGTGCAGGTCCTCGTCGACGAGCTGGCCGAGGAGCTGGGGCGCTCGGTCGTCGTCAACGACCCGCTCGTCCGCCCGCTGTGCACCAGCCGCCACTTCGGCGACGCCGACCCCGTGCGGATCCGGGCGATCCTCCAGCGCGACCCCGGCGACGAGGTCCGCGCCCACGTCCTCGGGCACGGCGTCGCCCGCTGGACCGCCCCCGCGACGGTGCCCGGCGCCCCCGCACTCGGCCTGCTGCCCCGGCTCTGCGCGCCGCTGCGGGTGCGCGGGGAGTACCTCGGCACGCTCATGGTGATCGACGCCGACGGCAGCGTCACCGACCGGGAGCGGGCGCTGGTCGCCGACGCCGCGGGGGCCGTCGCCGCGCTGCTCGCCGCCCGCGCCGCGTCGGCCGCCGCGGGCCGCGCCGGGCGGGAGCGCGCCGTCCGTGCCCTGCTCGGCGCCGACCCGGACGCCCGCGACGCCGCCGTCGCCGAGCTCGGGACGGTCCTGCCGGCACGATGCGTGGTCGTCGCCGTCGAGGTGGCGGGGCACGGCGACCCGACCGACGCGGCGCTGGCCGAGGTCGCCCTGGGTGAGGTCGTGCTGCGCGGCACGGCCGGGCGGGGCACGGGCGCGGTCGACGGCCCCCGCGCGGTCCGCGTCCGTCCCGCCGCCGACCCCGACCGGCTCACCGCCGACGCCGCCGCGCTGCGCGACGCGGTGTGCCGGGCGCTCGGGCCGGCCGCGCGGGTGGCGGTCGGCGTCGGGGGAGCGGTGGACGCGGGCGCGGCCTGGCAGTCGGCGCGCCAGGCCGAGGTGGCGGTGCGCGCCGCCCGCCGCGACCCGGCCGGCGTCGCCGTCTGGGAGGGCCTGCGCGAGCTCGCGACCCTGCTCTGCCTGCCCGACGACCTGCCGCCCGACGCCCCGGCGGCCCGCGCCCTGCGCGCCCTGGCCGCCCACGACTCCGGCGACCGGCTCCGCGAGACCCTCGCCGCCTACCTCGACCACGCCGGCTCCGCCCCCCGCACGGCGAAGGCGCTGATGCTGCACCGGACCTCGCTCTACCACCGGCTGCGCCGCATCGAGGAGATCACCGGCATGGACCTCTCCGACGGCCGCGACCGGCTCGTCCTGCACCTGGGGCTGCGCCTGGAGGCGCTGCGCCCCGAGCGCTGA
- a CDS encoding maleate cis-trans isomerase: protein MTPLHRIGLVVPSSNVTVETEVPALLARHAGARFSFHSSRMRMHTVSPEELRAMNDQRGRCVDELADAGVDALLYACLVALMAQGPGEHRRAEEAVTAQLAAAGQAPAVLSSAGALVSGLHALGARRIGLVTPYLLPLAKQVVEYLESEGFTVRSFAALEVGDNAEVGCIPGDRVLDAARGLDLVGADALVISACVQMPSLDLVAPAEAEFGLPVLSAATAGAHALLRALELPAVLPGAGALLAAGG from the coding sequence ATGACGCCGCTGCACCGGATCGGGCTGGTCGTCCCCAGCTCCAACGTCACGGTCGAGACCGAGGTGCCGGCGCTGCTCGCCCGGCACGCCGGCGCCCGGTTCTCCTTCCACTCCAGCCGGATGCGCATGCACACGGTGTCGCCGGAGGAGCTGCGCGCCATGAACGACCAGCGCGGGCGGTGCGTCGACGAGCTGGCCGACGCCGGCGTCGACGCGCTGCTCTACGCCTGCCTCGTCGCGCTCATGGCGCAGGGCCCGGGGGAGCACCGGCGCGCGGAGGAGGCCGTCACCGCGCAGCTGGCGGCGGCCGGGCAGGCCCCGGCGGTCCTGTCGAGCGCGGGCGCGCTCGTCTCGGGGCTGCACGCGCTGGGCGCGCGGCGGATCGGGCTGGTCACGCCCTACCTGCTCCCGCTCGCGAAGCAGGTCGTGGAGTACCTGGAGTCGGAGGGGTTCACAGTGCGGTCCTTCGCCGCGCTCGAGGTCGGCGACAACGCCGAGGTCGGCTGCATCCCCGGCGACCGCGTCCTCGACGCCGCCCGCGGGCTCGACCTCGTCGGCGCCGACGCGCTCGTCATCTCCGCGTGCGTGCAGATGCCGTCGCTGGACCTCGTGGCCCCGGCGGAGGCGGAGTTCGGCCTCCCGGTGCTGTCGGCCGCCACGGCCGGGGCGCACGCCCTGCTGCGCGCGCTGGAGCTGCCCGCCGTGCTGCCCGGGGCCGGGGCGCTGCTCGCCGCGGGCGGGTGA
- a CDS encoding TetR/AcrR family transcriptional regulator, with translation MSGPAERRNGRGASRRELVENEMYDHAVRLFAERGFAGTSLQDIADAMGVTRPALYYYVKSKDELLAKLAADVAGGSASEMAEIAARTDLDALGKLHAIARLTVVRLARQPDRFRLLIRSEAELPPELAASYVASRRAVLKAVADVVEQGVVAGQLRPVDARVGALAVIGMCNWVAWWFRPDRDDVDAVADQIADMALAALQRADHRTPEGEGPAAAIAMLRQDLDHLARVLDV, from the coding sequence ATGAGCGGCCCGGCGGAGCGCAGGAACGGCCGCGGCGCCTCCCGCCGCGAGCTCGTCGAGAACGAGATGTACGACCACGCCGTGCGGCTGTTCGCCGAGCGCGGCTTCGCCGGCACGAGCCTGCAGGACATCGCCGACGCCATGGGCGTCACGCGTCCGGCGCTCTACTACTACGTCAAGAGCAAGGACGAGCTGCTGGCGAAGCTGGCGGCCGACGTGGCGGGCGGGTCGGCGTCGGAGATGGCCGAGATCGCCGCCCGCACCGACCTCGACGCGCTGGGCAAGCTGCACGCCATCGCCCGGCTCACGGTCGTGCGGCTGGCCCGCCAGCCCGACCGGTTCCGGCTGCTCATCCGCTCCGAGGCCGAGCTGCCCCCCGAGCTCGCGGCGTCCTACGTCGCGAGCCGGCGGGCGGTGCTCAAGGCCGTCGCCGACGTCGTGGAGCAGGGGGTCGTCGCCGGGCAGCTCCGCCCCGTCGACGCCCGCGTGGGCGCGCTCGCGGTGATCGGCATGTGCAACTGGGTGGCGTGGTGGTTCCGGCCCGACCGCGACGACGTCGACGCCGTGGCCGACCAGATCGCCGACATGGCGCTCGCCGCGCTGCAGCGCGCCGACCACCGCACGCCCGAGGGCGAGGGGCCGGCGGCCGCGATCGCCATGCTGCGCCAGGACCTGGACCACCTCGCACGCGTCCTGGACGTGTGA
- a CDS encoding VOC family protein produces MTELDHRVQGVDHTAFPTFDPAGTVRFYRDVLGFPVVHSICAAGWGPEDHPDFIHFFFDIGNDDRIAFFYYFGLAPVHEHARGDVYAGFGPDVPEFFVRSRHLAIHVADEDDLLEYRRRLDDSDWPVEMQIKHETIESIYTHDPNGYMVEFTRAMRPVTPQEDLDANLTIDALLDVVDEGEPTFGKLLARKAELIVERAAAWELTRTPR; encoded by the coding sequence ATGACGGAACTCGACCACCGCGTCCAGGGCGTCGACCACACGGCGTTCCCGACCTTCGACCCCGCCGGCACGGTCCGCTTCTACCGCGACGTGCTCGGCTTCCCCGTCGTGCACTCGATCTGCGCGGCGGGCTGGGGCCCGGAGGACCACCCCGACTTCATCCACTTCTTCTTCGACATCGGCAACGACGACCGGATCGCGTTCTTCTACTACTTCGGGCTCGCCCCGGTGCACGAGCACGCGCGCGGCGACGTCTACGCCGGGTTCGGGCCGGACGTGCCGGAGTTCTTCGTGCGGTCGCGCCACCTCGCCATCCACGTCGCCGACGAGGACGACCTGCTGGAGTACCGGCGCCGCCTCGACGACAGCGACTGGCCCGTCGAGATGCAGATCAAGCACGAGACGATCGAGTCGATCTACACCCACGACCCCAACGGCTACATGGTCGAGTTCACGCGCGCGATGCGGCCGGTCACGCCGCAGGAGGACCTCGACGCGAACCTCACCATCGACGCGCTGCTCGACGTCGTCGACGAGGGGGAGCCGACGTTCGGCAAGCTGCTGGCGCGCAAGGCGGAGCTGATCGTCGAGCGGGCCGCGGCGTGGGAGCTCACCCGGACGCCGCGATGA
- a CDS encoding alpha/beta fold hydrolase codes for MPTFTTRDGVELAYEDTDPAGTGVPLVMLHGWGQTQAMFRHQLADLAPDRRVVTLDQRGHGRSAKPHHGYRIARLARDVQEFLDHLGVDEADVLGWSMGVSVWWSYLDQFGSGRIRRFVAVDQPAAVAAVPWMSTQEQQESGAIFDVAALVGLADSLAGEESEKATTAFVRGMFSGDTDPAVWDFVVSELGQIPPRAAVPLLFDHCAQDWRDVLPRIDVPTLVVGCDGSHVSPSSQRYIAEQVPGAQLYVFPVDEASSHFPFLENPARFNEVVSAFLDA; via the coding sequence ATGCCCACCTTCACGACCCGCGACGGCGTCGAGCTCGCCTACGAGGACACCGACCCGGCGGGCACCGGCGTCCCGCTGGTGATGCTGCACGGCTGGGGCCAGACCCAGGCGATGTTCCGCCACCAGCTCGCCGATCTCGCGCCGGACCGCCGCGTCGTGACCCTCGACCAGCGCGGCCACGGCCGCTCCGCCAAGCCGCACCACGGCTACCGGATCGCCCGCCTGGCCCGCGACGTGCAGGAGTTCCTCGACCACCTGGGCGTCGACGAGGCCGACGTCCTGGGCTGGTCGATGGGCGTGTCGGTGTGGTGGAGCTACCTCGACCAGTTCGGCAGCGGCCGGATCCGCCGGTTCGTGGCGGTCGACCAGCCCGCCGCCGTCGCGGCCGTGCCGTGGATGTCGACGCAGGAGCAGCAGGAGAGCGGCGCGATCTTCGACGTCGCCGCGCTCGTCGGGCTCGCCGACAGCCTGGCGGGCGAGGAGTCGGAGAAGGCGACGACGGCGTTCGTGCGCGGCATGTTCAGCGGCGACACCGACCCCGCGGTGTGGGACTTCGTCGTCTCGGAGCTGGGGCAGATCCCGCCGCGCGCGGCCGTCCCGCTGCTGTTCGACCACTGCGCGCAGGACTGGCGCGACGTCCTGCCGCGCATCGACGTGCCCACCCTCGTCGTCGGATGCGACGGCAGCCACGTCAGCCCGAGCTCGCAGCGCTACATCGCCGAGCAGGTCCCCGGGGCGCAGCTCTACGTCTTCCCCGTCGACGAGGCGAGCTCGCACTTCCCGTTCTTGGAGAACCCGGCGCGCTTCAACGAGGTCGTCTCGGCATTCCTCGACGCGTGA
- a CDS encoding alpha/beta hydrolase, with product MTTTERLGAGRYLDAGARPDATATSVHELTTADGATVRGVLATVPGATTVVCLTHPRQDLTHHPLVPVLLQAGVAVWTQHTRSVNNDLALVHEQALLDVAAGLSLMRERFASVVTLGHSGGGPLYAFYLEQAGLAPADRIATTPGGRPTGLADAVLPAVDGAVFLAPHPGQGRLLLGCIDPSVADESDPLSVVPDLDPYDPANGFAEPPHSSSYDAAFLERYRAAQRDRVARIDAVARLHLARAAEARAAAKRTGSAADRRRALAPRIMVVPRTDADPRTVDLSIDPSERPYGSLFGRRPDLINYGQVGFGRVTTPEAWLSTWSGLSSHADFVRCAPGVTAPTLFLELTGDQAAFPADSRRMVDALGAADLTHRTVRGLHFGAAIAEGEPTGNALAGEEIAAWLGERFATVPPG from the coding sequence ATGACCACGACCGAACGGCTGGGCGCGGGGCGGTACCTCGACGCCGGCGCCCGCCCGGACGCCACGGCCACGTCGGTGCACGAGCTGACCACCGCCGACGGCGCGACGGTCCGGGGCGTGCTGGCCACGGTCCCGGGCGCCACCACGGTGGTGTGCCTCACGCACCCGCGCCAGGACCTCACCCACCACCCGCTGGTGCCGGTGCTGCTGCAGGCCGGCGTCGCGGTGTGGACGCAGCACACGCGGTCGGTCAACAACGACCTCGCGCTCGTGCACGAGCAGGCGCTGCTCGACGTCGCCGCGGGGCTCTCGCTGATGCGCGAGCGGTTCGCGTCGGTCGTCACGCTCGGGCACTCCGGCGGCGGCCCGCTCTACGCGTTCTACTTGGAGCAGGCCGGGCTGGCGCCCGCCGACCGGATCGCGACGACGCCGGGCGGGCGCCCGACCGGGCTCGCCGACGCCGTGCTGCCCGCCGTCGACGGGGCGGTGTTCCTGGCGCCGCACCCCGGGCAGGGCCGGCTCCTGCTGGGCTGCATCGACCCGTCGGTGGCCGACGAGTCCGACCCGCTCTCGGTCGTGCCCGACCTCGACCCCTACGACCCGGCCAACGGGTTCGCCGAGCCGCCGCACAGCTCGTCCTACGACGCCGCCTTCCTCGAGCGGTACCGCGCCGCGCAGCGCGACCGGGTCGCCCGCATCGACGCCGTCGCCCGGCTGCACCTGGCGCGCGCCGCCGAGGCCCGCGCCGCCGCGAAGCGCACCGGCTCCGCGGCCGACCGGCGCCGCGCGCTGGCCCCGCGGATCATGGTGGTGCCGCGCACCGACGCCGACCCGCGCACCGTCGACCTGTCGATCGACCCGAGCGAGCGGCCCTACGGCTCGCTGTTCGGGCGTCGCCCCGACCTGATCAACTACGGGCAGGTGGGGTTCGGGCGGGTCACGACACCGGAGGCCTGGCTGTCGACGTGGTCGGGCCTGAGCTCGCACGCCGACTTCGTCCGCTGCGCCCCCGGCGTCACCGCCCCGACGCTGTTCCTGGAGCTCACCGGCGACCAGGCCGCGTTCCCGGCCGACTCCCGCCGGATGGTCGACGCCCTCGGCGCCGCCGACCTCACCCACCGCACCGTCCGCGGCCTGCACTTCGGCGCCGCGATCGCCGAGGGCGAGCCCACGGGCAACGCGCTGGCGGGGGAGGAGATCGCCGCCTGGCTCGGCGAGCGCTTCGCGACCGTGCCGCCGGGTTGA
- a CDS encoding TerD family protein encodes MTTAQIDDLLDAGHTFAVVDVETTGLYPDRSRVLSVAAVGLDAAGRPDGPRFSSLVDPGCDPGPVHVHGLTRERLAGSPRFEEIAPRLLEVLDGRILVAHNAAFDHGFLAAESDRAGMKLPVDRRLCTLALSRRLGIDVPNHKLATLAEYWGVPQVGAHTADDDAHVLSRVLTHSLLLAANLGLPLPLIGCDDRTGTRYPPHVSSPPCPWAYPGRLAAGQPLVQGMKVAVTGSTGVPRLRLAARLTAAGLDVQNSVSRLTSVLVTNEPASTTRKAARARAEGIPVVDEETLLRLLDAVQPGSPVEPRALRRTGPARQVVRGPLHGRRVLVLGGTHAQAAAVRAEITGAGGAAAVNLTAGVTDVVLMAGGETDRRLPRVREAELPLHRGEVALGITLPAPCTVPDPGDYVGRHRSAAPGAGVPVLPRGAVLDLPAESVWTVNVAWRADALATGTDVDVVAFLVDADERVIADEDFVFYNAPVSEHGTVAVSTDGDSERSVRIDLDLVSAQHDRIVVAAALDGAATFGDLGAVTLSVDGDTATAATATLDAGTTERTMLLAEVYRRQGVWRVRAVGQGYDDGLAELAVRYGVVVDAG; translated from the coding sequence GTGACCACCGCCCAGATCGACGACCTGCTCGACGCCGGCCACACCTTCGCCGTCGTCGACGTCGAGACCACCGGCCTCTACCCCGACCGCAGCCGCGTGCTCTCCGTCGCCGCCGTCGGCCTCGACGCCGCCGGGCGGCCGGACGGCCCGCGCTTCAGCTCGCTCGTCGACCCCGGCTGCGACCCCGGGCCTGTGCACGTGCACGGCCTCACCCGGGAGCGGCTGGCCGGGTCGCCGCGGTTCGAGGAGATCGCCCCGCGCCTGCTGGAGGTGCTCGACGGCCGGATCCTGGTGGCGCACAACGCCGCCTTCGACCACGGGTTCCTCGCCGCCGAGTCCGACCGGGCCGGGATGAAGCTGCCCGTGGACCGGCGCCTGTGCACGCTCGCACTGAGCCGCCGCCTCGGGATCGACGTCCCGAACCACAAGCTCGCGACCCTCGCCGAGTACTGGGGCGTCCCGCAGGTCGGCGCGCACACCGCCGACGACGACGCCCACGTGCTGTCGCGGGTGCTCACCCACAGCCTGCTGCTCGCGGCGAACCTCGGCCTGCCGCTGCCCCTGATCGGCTGCGACGACCGCACCGGCACCCGCTACCCGCCGCACGTCTCCTCCCCGCCGTGCCCGTGGGCCTACCCCGGTCGCCTGGCGGCGGGCCAACCGCTCGTGCAGGGCATGAAGGTCGCGGTCACCGGATCCACCGGTGTGCCGCGGCTGCGACTGGCCGCCCGGCTCACGGCGGCGGGCCTCGACGTGCAGAACTCCGTCAGCCGCCTGACCAGCGTCCTGGTCACCAACGAACCCGCCTCCACCACGCGCAAGGCCGCCCGGGCGCGGGCCGAGGGCATCCCCGTCGTGGACGAGGAGACCCTCCTCCGCCTGCTCGACGCCGTGCAGCCCGGCTCTCCCGTGGAGCCGCGCGCCCTGCGGCGCACCGGTCCCGCCCGCCAGGTCGTGCGCGGGCCGCTGCACGGCCGGCGCGTGCTGGTCCTGGGCGGCACCCACGCCCAGGCGGCGGCGGTGCGGGCGGAGATCACGGGCGCGGGAGGGGCGGCGGCGGTCAACCTCACCGCGGGCGTCACCGACGTCGTCCTCATGGCGGGCGGCGAGACCGACCGGCGCCTGCCCCGTGTCCGCGAGGCCGAGCTGCCCCTGCACCGCGGGGAGGTCGCGCTCGGCATCACCCTGCCCGCCCCGTGCACCGTGCCCGATCCCGGTGACTACGTCGGGCGCCACCGCAGCGCCGCGCCCGGCGCCGGGGTGCCGGTCCTGCCCCGCGGCGCGGTGCTGGACCTGCCCGCGGAGAGCGTCTGGACCGTCAACGTCGCCTGGCGCGCCGACGCCCTGGCCACCGGCACGGACGTCGACGTCGTCGCGTTCCTCGTCGACGCCGACGAGCGCGTCATCGCCGACGAGGACTTCGTCTTCTACAACGCGCCGGTCAGCGAGCACGGCACCGTCGCCGTCAGCACCGACGGCGACAGCGAGCGCAGCGTCCGCATCGACCTCGACCTCGTCTCCGCCCAGCACGACCGGATCGTGGTGGCGGCCGCGCTGGACGGCGCCGCGACGTTCGGCGACCTGGGCGCGGTGACCCTCAGCGTCGACGGCGACACCGCGACGGCCGCCACCGCCACTCTCGACGCCGGCACCACCGAGCGCACGATGCTGCTGGCCGAGGTCTACCGCCGACAGGGCGTGTGGCGGGTGCGCGCCGTCGGCCAGGGCTACGACGACGGGCTCGCCGAGCTGGCCGTGCGCTACGGGGTGGTGGTCGATGCCGGGTGA